The genomic region CGAAAAGGAAGGATCAAAGTACTGGCAGAGCTTCCGGACAAAAAGTGGGGTATCGACAGTGTCCCGAGCGGTGAGAATCGTGCCGTCGAGAACTACAGGGGCGTCCTCGAGAGTTCCAATGCGCTCAATGAGAAAGGAAGCAATTTTGCTCCCCGTTGCCCGTTTCCCCTGAAGGATCCCTGCACTCACAAGGACCAGAGCACCGTCACCGATGGACCCCAAAACGGCTCCCCGCTCGGCAACGTTCCTGACAAAAGCCAAAACCTTGTCTTCCGTCATCATGACGTCCGCTGAGTGTCCCCCAAGGGCAATAAGAGCATCGTAGTCCTTGGGATCCGCTTCTTTTAGGGGCTTGAAGCTATAACGGTCCTGACCCAGAGTAGGAATAGGATCAACGCTCATATCCCACATTCCTGTGACACCCTTTCCCTTGACGTGGGGTCGGGTCCACTTCCAGGTTACCCAATCGACAAGGAGAAACTCCGGCAAGCCTCCGAATTCGCTCAGGTATTCGGCAAGGTAATAGGCCTGGAAGTCGCTGAATTCGCTTGCCACAAGGAGTCCGATGCGCTTTCCCGCAAGAGGTCCTTGGGGCTTCCTCTTTCCCGCATGGGGACCCTCGAAGAAGACAATTCCCTCCTCTTCCCTCACCGTCACACCCGTTCTCCGAGCCACATCAAGAAAAGCAGTCATCGCCCACCCTCCTTCTTGCGTTCGTACTCTTCCAGCATGATAACTTTCCTTTCGTACCTGCGCAAATTCACAAGCCGCTACGCCAAGGACCCTCAGGGTCAAGTTCTTGCCCCCGAAGCACCAATCTTCACAGGGACCGTCTGGGTTGCCATTTGCAAGGTCGTACCTCCTATTCCAAGCAATCTCTTGTCCTTCAAAGTACAAGTCGCTCTACCTGCGATGAAAAGAGCTTATCCTCTGATACAATTTAAAAAGCAAATAAAGGCTAACAAAGGAGTCCCCTTACATGGAGCTTGCGATTTTCCGAAATCTTTGTCCGAATTGTGGTGAGCGAATATCTGCCGAACGTCTCGAAAAAGGACTTGCTTGCGAGAAATGTCTACCGGAAGAACCAGAAACAGGGGACAAAACGTCGCTGTGCGAACTCTTGCAAAAAAGGGGGAAACTCCAGGGTTACCAGTGGGTTTGCAACCTCCGCAGGACCGAGAAAGCTTTTGAGGAATTCTTCTGCCAGGTCCTCGGTTTTGAGCCTTGGTCGCTGCAGCGAGCCTGGGCCCGGCGGGTATTTCTGGGCGAGAGTTTTTCGCTCATCGCGCCAACAGGCGTGGGTAAGACCACCTTCGGCATAGCAATGGCTCATTTTCTGCCCGGTTCCGCATACATCATTGTTCCGACAAGGGTACTCGTCGAACAGGTTATCGAGCGTTCCAAGGCCTTTGGGAACAAGAAGGTTGTAGGTTACCTTGGACGGGCAAAAGAACGAAGGGCGATCGAATTGCAAGATTATGAGGTCCTTGTTACCACGAATATGTTCCTGTCAACCAGCTTCAACCTCCTCAAAGGTAAACGGTTCGACTTCGTCTTTGTTGATGACGTGGACTCGCTGGTCAAGTCAGGCCGCAATGTCGACAAGGTCCTGCAATTACTTGGGTTCTCCGAGGAAGAAATTAGGACAGCTTGGGAGCAGGTGGCAAAGAGAATTTCTGGAGCACCTCAAGGCGGAAAGGAAGAAGAGACAGGGGAAATCCCAAGAGACTTTGGAGAGAGAAGAG from Candidatus Caldatribacterium sp. harbors:
- a CDS encoding DJ-1/PfpI family protein, producing MTAFLDVARRTGVTVREEEGIVFFEGPHAGKRKPQGPLAGKRIGLLVASEFSDFQAYYLAEYLSEFGGLPEFLLVDWVTWKWTRPHVKGKGVTGMWDMSVDPIPTLGQDRYSFKPLKEADPKDYDALIALGGHSADVMMTEDKVLAFVRNVAERGAVLGSIGDGALVLVSAGILQGKRATGSKIASFLIERIGTLEDAPVVLDGTILTARDTVDTPLFVRKLCQYFDPSFSDEREGILKGKRVVIVAGEDFEDVELVVPVLEFLFRGAEVTLGTFKAPLRSRPPLLGLEVVVGNFGVSVPLQEIPLGYYSVAPLEEIPSERIDLVMVPGAFCPWNCIVAETPLVFLRRVYEAGKIVAGICHAPIALAAARLLEGKKSAGWLACKDAVPIMGGTYSFEWSAVIDGRVVTGRVPDDVPEFMDAMTEALLRQAES